Proteins encoded in a region of the Zea mays cultivar B73 chromosome 2, Zm-B73-REFERENCE-NAM-5.0, whole genome shotgun sequence genome:
- the LOC103647610 gene encoding cytochrome P450 78A9, protein MATPDDRGSWLLYLSLAAKCAGEQPYRLAGFLAVCAVAFVVTCLLHWCFPGGPAWGRWWWTRRLGAGAGGGATAVAAALPGPRGLPVVGSMWLMTGLAHRKLAAAAGSLGARRLMAFSLGGTRVVVASHPDVAREILSSPAFADRPIKESAYGLLFHRAIGFAPYGAYWRALRRVASTHLFSPRQVAASAAQRAVIARQMVGAVKELSAASPGRRGGVEVRRVLRRGSLHSVMWSVFGRRYDLELDPARESPETRELRRLVDEGYDLLGQINWSDHLPGLACLDLQSTRARCDRLVPLVTRFVGGIVDEHRARNHLRSAPPAVVDFTDVLLSLPADDRLTDADMIAVLWEMVFRGTDTVAVLMEWALARLVLHPDVQARVHDELDRVVGPHRAVTESDTASLVYLHAVIKEVLRMHPPGPLLSWARLATSDVHVDGHLIPAGTTAMVNMWAITHDPDVWAEPTEFQPERFMGSTEFPIMGSDLRLAPFGAGRRSCPGKSLAMATVAFWLATLLHEFELLPSPVDLSEVLKLSCEMAVPLALAVTARPRQAVQKSVGVSVSL, encoded by the exons ATGGCGACCCCGGATGACCGCGGCAGCTGGTTGCTGTACCTGTCCCTAGCCGCCAAATGCGCCGGCGAGCAGCCTTACCGCCTCGCGGGCTTCCTGGCCGTCTGCGCCGTGGCCTTCGTCGTGACATGCCTCCTCCACTGGTGCTTCCCGGGAGGCCCGGCGTGGGGGAGGTGGTGGTGGACGCGGCGGCTCGGTGCCGGTGCCGGTGGCGGCGcgacggcggtggcggcggccctGCCGGGGCCGAGGGGCCTGCCCGTGGTCGGGAGCATGTGGCTCATGACGGGCCTGGCGCACCGCAAgctcgcggcggcggcggggagccTCGGCGCCAGGCGCCTGATGGCCTTCTCCCTCGGGGGCACGAGGGTGGTGGTGGCCTCGCACCCGGACGTGGCGCGCGAGATCCTCAGCAGCCCGGCGTTCGCGGACCGGCCCATCAAGGAGTCCGCGTACGGGCTCCTGTTCCACCGCGCCATCGGCTTCGCGCCCTACGGCGCCTACTGGCGCGCGCTGCGCCGCGTGGCGTCCACGCACCTCTTCTCCCCGCGGCAGGTCGCCGCGTCGGCCGCGCAGCGCGCCGTCATCGCGCGCCAGATGGTCGGCGCCGTCAAGGAGCTGTCGGCGGCCTCgccggggcggcgcggcggcgtcgAGGTCCGCCGCGTCCTGCGCCGCGGCTCCCTGCACAGCGTCATGTGGTCGGTGTTCGGCCGGCGGTACGACCTGGAGCTGGACCCGGCCAGGGAGAGCCCCGAGACGCGGGAGCTGAGGCGACTCGTGGACGAAGGGTACGACCTGCTGGGCCAGATCAACTGGTCCGACCACCTCCCCGGCCTCGCGTGCCTCGACCTGCAGAGCACCAGGGCCAGGTGCGACCGCCTCGTCCCGCTCGTGACCCGCTTCGTCGGCGGCATCGTCGACGAGCACCGCGCCCGGAACCACCTCCGCTCTGCTCCGCCTGCCGTCGTGGACTTCACCGACGTCCTGCTCTCGCTGCCGGCCGACGACAGGCTCACCGACGCTGACATGATCGCCGTCCTCTGG GAAATGGTGTTCCGTGGAACTGACACCGTCGCCGTGCTGATGGAGTGGGCGCTGGCCAGGCTCGTGCTGCACCCTGACGTGCAGGCCCGCGTCCACGACGAGCTGGACCGCGTGGTCGGGCCCCACCGGGCCGTCACCGAGTCCGACACGGCGTCACTGGTCTACCTGCACGCCGTGATCAAGGAGGTGCTCAGGATGCACCCGCCGGGCCCGCTGCTGTCGTGGGCTCGCCTGGCCACGTCAGACGTGCACGTCGACGGACACCTCATCCCCGCCGGGACCACCGCGATGGTGAACATGTGGGCCATTACGCACGACCCAGACGTGTGGGCCGAGCCGACGGAGTTCCAGCCGGAGAGGTTCATGGGGTCCACCGAGTTCCCGATCATGGGGTCGGACCTCAGGCTCGCGCCGTTCGGGGCGGGCCGGCGCAGCTGCCCCGGGAAGAGCCTCGCCATGGCCACCGTGGCCTTCTGGCTCGCGACGCTGCTGCACGAGTTCGAGCTGCTCCCCTCGCCCGTCGACCTGTCGGAGGTGCTCAAGCTGTCGTGCGAGATGGCCGTCCCGCTGGCGCTGGCCGTGACGGCGAGGCCCCGGCAAGCGGTTCAGAAGTCGGTTGGGGTATCAGTCTCACTGTGA
- the LOC100284160 gene encoding mediator complex subunit 10 CG5057-PA, with product MQNTVANPSTAAAAAAAGNGGVQASGAGGERPEDASKQNLAQVTSSIQKTLGLLHQLNLTVSSFNSASQLPLLQRLNALVAELDTMQKLAEGCNIQVPMEVVNLIDDGKNPDEFTRDVLNSCIVKNQITKGKTDAFKGLRKHLLEELEQAFPEDVEAYREIRATSAAEAKRLAQSQGTLPNGDVKVKAEH from the exons ATGCAGAACACCGTCGCGAACCCTTCCACTGCGGCCGCCGCCGCTGCGGCAGGGAACGGCGGCGTCCAAGCATCGGGGGCTGGAGGGGAGCGGCCGGAGGACGCGTCGAAGCAGAACCTGGCGCAGGTGACGAGCTCCATCCAGAAGACGCTGGGCCTGCTCCACCAGCTCAACCTCACCGTCTCCTCCTTCAACTCTGCCTCCCAGCTCCCCCTCCTCCAGCGCCT GAATGCGCTTGTGGCGGAGCTCGACACGATGCAGAAACTCGCCGAGGGGTGCAACATCCAGGTGCCTATGGAGGTCGTCAA TTTGATCGACGATGGGAAGAACCCCGACGAGTTCACTAGGGACGTGCTCAACAGCTGCATCGTCAAAAACCAGATCACCAAGGGCAAGACTGACGCTTTCAAG GGCCTACGGAAGCATCTTCTTGAGGAGCTTGAACAAGCTTTCCCTGAGGACGTAGAAGCATACAGGGAGATACGTGCTACTTCTGCTGCT GAGGCAAAGCGGTTGGCTCAGTCCCAGGGTACTTTGCCTAATGGAGATGTCAAAGTGAAAGCTGAGCATTGA
- the LOC100193808 gene encoding Homeobox-leucine zipper protein HOX6 produces the protein MDGAEDDGTEWMMHGAGGKGKGGGALDKNKKRFSDEQTKSLESMFATQAKLEPRQKLQLARELGLQPRQVAIWFQNKRARWKSKQLEREYSALRDDYHALLCSYESLKDEKRALLKQLEKLAEMLHEPPQGKYYGGNADDVRSGGVGGTKEEEESTDACAGAALYSSECAGGGRFIAHFLADDDVGAALFRPPSSPQPTAGLLTSSGPPEHQPFQFHSGCCWPSSSAEQTCSGSQWWELESLSE, from the exons ATGGACGGCGCCGAGGACGACGGGACGGAGTGGATGATGCATGGTGCCGGAGGGAAGGGAAAAGGCGGCGGCGCGCTCGACAAGAACAAGAAGCGCTTCAGCGACGAGCAGACCAAGTCGCTGGAGTCCATGTTCGCGACGCAGGCCAAGCTGGAGCCGCGCCAGAAGCTGCAGCTGGCGCGGGAGCTCGGCCTGCAGCCGCGCCAGGTCGCCATCTGGTTCCAGAACAAGCGCGCGCGCTGGAAGTCCAAGCAGCTGGAGCGCGAGTACTCGGCGCTGCGCGACGACTACCACGCGCTCCTCTGCAGCTACGAGTCCCTCAAGGACGAGAAGCGCGCGCTCCTCAAGCAG CTGGAGAAGCTGGCCGAGATGCTGCACGAGCCGCCGCAGGGCAAGTACTACGGCGGCAATGCGGACGACGtgcgctcgggcggcgtcggcggCACGAAGGAGGAGGAGGAGTCCACAGACGCCTGCGCCGGGGCCGCGCTCTACTCGTCCGAGTGCGCTGGCGGTGGCAGGTTCATCGCGCACTTCTTGGCGGACGACGACGTGGGAGCAGCCCTCTTCCGGCCGCCGTCGTCTCCGCAGCCGACCGCTGGCTTACTCACGTCGTCGGGGCCGCCGGAGCACCAGCCGTTCCAGTTCCACTCCGGCTGCTGCTGGCCGTCGTCGTCGGCGGAGCAGACCTGCAGCGGCTCGCAATGGTGGGAGTTGGAGTCCCTCAGCGAGTGA
- the LOC100286363 gene encoding 30S ribosomal protein S31, mitochondrial, which yields MATRLAAAAAATFMRRLAPARPPVPILAAASTAEAVTCGRGDKKTKRGKRFKGSYGNARPKREKKIERIKDRVEVPRSTPWPLPFKLI from the coding sequence ATGGCGACGCGGTTGGCTGCGGCCGCGGCCGCCACGTTCATGCGGCGCCTGGCCCCAGCGCGCCCACCAGTACCTATCCTGGCGGCAGCATCTACGGCGGAGGCGGTGACGTGCGGGCGCGGGGACAAGAAAACCAAGCGCGGGAAGCGGTTCAAGGGCTCCTACGGCAACGCCCGACCGAAGCGTGAGAAGAAGATTGAGCGCATCAAGGACCGCGTCGAGGTGCCCCGTTCCACTCCCTGGCCCCTCCCCTTCAAGCTTATCTGA